In Gorilla gorilla gorilla isolate KB3781 chromosome 16, NHGRI_mGorGor1-v2.1_pri, whole genome shotgun sequence, the genomic window ATTTGGAGTTGCTTAAAAGCAAGCAACCAAGGAATCTGGTGATCTATTGCAAGGGATGTTTATGAGACTAGAGTCTGGAATGAGGTGGGGAAGAGCAGCAGCTATAAAGTCCAACAAATCTCACTGTGCCAACCATATCTGCTCTGATGATTATTGTTGTCATTTTAGGTGAGACTTGTGCCATACCAAATGATGATACCTTGGTTGGAAAAGCTGATGAGAAAGCCAGTGAACACCATTCCCCACAAGCAGGTATAGAAACAAAGCGTCCTGTCTTGAAATTCAGAAATTGAATATCTTCAAGTCATAATTGGCAGGTAAgtgactttcttttctcttcttttggcaGAATCCATGATCACTTCCATTGGAAACCCAGTGCAAGTACTGAAAGTGACAGAGACATTTGGGACTTGGATAAGAGAGTCTGCTAACAAGAGTGATGACCGgatttgggtgacagagcatttTTCAGGTACTTGCACTCGGCCTATGACCCATATCTGTGTGGTAACTGTATTTTTCATCTATTGCCTACCTTTGGGCGTattccatttgtgtgtgtctgaAATCCCCGGTAGCTGGTGTAATAAATGTCTCTTTATTTTAGAAAGACCAATAAGTGGGCAGAAAACTTTCTTCCTTTGAACATGCTGGTGGCAAGCCTTGAAGTTCAGGTCACAGGGGCATGAGGAGGGTAACCCAGATATTGCCTGTTTTAGGACAAGTATCCAGAAGGAAACAAATAGCATTATGACTGCAGGCCTCATAAACCTCCAAAccataatgggaaaaaaatgtcaGAGATGAAATCCTTGTACACCATCCATCTTTCTCTAAGGTTGCCGCCCTCCCGGAAGAGTACTTTTGGCCATCTTTCCCAGCCACCTGTTGGACAGAGAGCCCAGGGAGAAGGTGAAGTTCCACCTTGCAGTTACACTGTATCTGAGCAGGTCCCTAGTTGTACTGTCCCAAAGAGGTGTGGTCAGGAATTGCTAGTGATAGTAACAGTGGCCTCATTAAAGGAGGGGTCTGGCCATAATCACTGGTTGGAGAAATAGCTGAGAAGAAATCCATTCTTTATTTCATCAAGGCCAGTTATTCAATTGGGAACCTGGTAATAACTGCCCAGATTACCAGGATTTGGGGACTCAAAAAGAAAGTAATATTGTTCATTAGTAGTGGCTGCTGCACAGTGCAGGAAGAGGTGGGAGGAGGCAAGAGGTGATCGCCCAAGCGCCAAGTATCTGCTATTCCTGTTGAAGGCCTATGCCACTCTCATAGAGAGTTTGATAAACAGTAAAGAGTGGGGTGGGAGAGGGTGATACACAGTTCTCCCAGGAGGAGCCAGGCCAGTTCAATGCCTACCACATTTGAAAGACATTTCAGAAATCCATATGGAGAATTGGACTTTGAGCTTGGGAGTCTTAGACTCTTCACACTGGACAAGGGACCTTAGGGAACATTTCACTCTCAACTTCCCGCCTTTGAAATTCCTCCCAAGGACTCCCTCCCAAGCTGTGATTGCTGGAGGTAGGTAATAGCCTCTCCCTGGCTTCCCTCCTACAGGCATCATGGTTAAGGAATTCAAGGACCAGCCCTCACTTCTGAATGGCAGTTACACGTTCATCCACCTTCCGTATTATTTCCATGGTTGTGGGCACGTTGTTTACAACAACTCTCTCTACTACCACAAAGGGGGTTCTAACACCCTAGTGAGGTAAGTCGCACCACAGCGCCTTCTCACGCCTCTCAGGCAGCACCTGTGCTGTGGTGCTTTTGTGAGCAATTAGGGGTAGGGACTGTGTTTTCATCATCTTTGTGTCCCTAGGGCTGACACACTGAGATCAATCAGGGTTTGTCGACTGAATGAATCACAGGATATGTTAGTGAGCCCCATGGCCCAGCCCCTGCCTGGGGTCTGCATTTGTTGCTGGTCTGGACAGCCCGAAGAAGGTCAGAGCCAGGGAGAAGTAGACCTGGAGTGGTGATGGCCACAGCTTCCCCATCCTCTGAGAGAGAAGCAGCCCGAACTCATAGCTCCCCCTGGTGGAACGTGCTGCTGCTCCCtgataaagttttgttttggaaaactTTGGGTGTGGGGAATTTTGTGTCACAGCTGAGATCATTGAAGACTGGGGAATGAACCCCTAGTCAAGCGTCTCTGCCTTCAGATCCGTCTGTCATCCTGATGGAGTCCTCCCAGGCCGCCCTCTGCTCTCCcatagggaagggaggagggtcACCTGGGTAGACACTGCCCAAGGCAGCCGCTGAGCCTTCCCCACAAGAATTGCTGACGTTCTGTCTTTAGGGTTCAAGAAGAGGAAATCAAGCTCTGGCCTTTGGAGGCAGAAGCAGGTCGTCTTGGGCAAATCAAGAGAGCAATGAACCGAAAGCCAGGACACCTGGTTTCTGGCTCCAACTCTTCTGCCTCCTCTATGGCCTTGGACAAGAGACAGCACTTCCTGTGTCTCCCTGTCctcaactaaaaacaaaaagatggacTACAGCCTCTGAGTCCTTCTAGCTCTTCCACTATCTGAAACAGTAAACCCAGTATTATGAATGCCACAGTCCTACTCATTCAAAACAAGAGACAGTGACTTTGAGGGAGGACTGggtcccttctctctccctcatccTTCTCCTACCCTTAGTGAGGTCCAGCTTTAACAACCTTTGGCATTTGAATGCTCAGGTTAGAATGGGGCGAGTTTCCTAGTGTAATATGCGATATGATCAGACACATTGGACACTGGCGTCAGCCGCGGCAGGAAGCATCCCCTCCTTTGCCTCTCACTCCCATCTACGTGACACCCCCATCATCATCTCTACACCTCCCTGGCCACCCCATTTGGGCAGTCTTGTGCTAGTAGAAAAAGACAACTGACCTACCACCTGCTCAGCAGTCCACCTCTCAAGACACACTCTTTCCTCCGATGCTTCTCACTGAATCTTGTGGTTCCCTGCTGCCATGTTATATAGGGCTATTGCCACACGGAGGTGGCGTGGGGGGCAGTTCTGCGGTGGATAACCCCCATAGTGAGAACTGGCCTCTTCAAGGAGGTGTATCTTCTAAGGAAGCTAAGTTTGGATGCAGTGGTTAGGAGGCTGTACTGCTCTATGCCGGGCCACGGACTGGGACCTGACGGAGAAGCAGAGCTGAATTCGACCCTGTAATTGCTGAGAGAGATGGGTCTCACCAAGGAATGCAGCTGTGAGGTGCCAGGACTAGACAGGGCCAAATGGCAGCAGTAAACCCCAGGTATTCAGAGGAAGGAGAACTCCTGTGTACTGAGATGTGCAGGGACCTTCCCAAGCCTCACTATTCTCTAGTTTCTTCACGGTTTCTTGATAGACTTCAAGTCTGTTATGCTCAAATGCATATCCACAGATGCACACAGTTCATGTTTCTTCTGCTGCTCAATGGCACCCTCTGGTGTTTTCTTTTAGCCTAATGTTCCTGAATTTTCATTCCTGGAGTTACGTACCTTTTGAATTATAATTCACTTTTACGATACAGCCTAGAGTTGGAATCTGTCAAATCATACAGCCTCCAGGAGCTAAGGGGCATGAGATTCCATGCCATAGTTTAATGTATCCAGCCACTTACTTCACAAGAAAATGGTTTTCACAGTCATGACTTTGCAACAGCCCTTCTCACCTGGTGACTTTCTTCTTAACTTAGCAGGCTgtgaaactctttttttaaaatttcagcaggGAGTAAAGGAATAACCCCCACACTTAGAGTTAGAAACCCTAAGTTCAACCTCCGGCTCTGCCTCTTACTTGTATTCATGGGCCAGTTGCTTCTCATTTTTTgcttataaaatgaaaagattggACTAGATCCTCTTTTACAGCCCCCTTGCAACTCTAAGAATCTTTGAGGGGGCATTTCAGGAGGTCAACAAACATCTGGGCATTAGTGAAGTGGGGGTCACATGGCTAGTAAGTGGTCACTCAGATGCAAATTCATTCTGACTTTAGTGATTATTCTCTTTAACACCACACCACTGTCTCCCTGTTGCCTCTGCTATCACAGCCAGTCATTGTCTCTTACAGCCTCACTGCTCACAGCATTGCCCAAGGACCAGCAGAGCAGGCGTTACCTGGGAGCTTGTAAGGAATGCAAAATCCCAGCCCTCACCCCAGACCCACTAACTCAGTTTAATAGAGGAGCCTAATAAACCACCTGTCCACAGAAACGGTGATTCATGTCTGCTTTTCTTTGTTTGCATATTTCAGATTTGAATTTGGCCAGGAAACATCCCAAACTCTGAAGCTTGAAAATGCCTTGTATTTTGATCGAAAATACCTTTTTGCAAATTCCAAAACCTACTTCAATCTAGCTGTAGATGAAAAGGGCCTTTGGGTTATCTATGCGTCAAGTGTGGACGGCTCGAGCATTCTTGTAGCACAACTGGATGAGAGGACATTCTCAGCGGTGCAGCACATCAATACCACGTACCCTAAATCCAAGGCCGGCAACGCCTTCATTGCCCGAGGAATCCTCTATGTCACAGACACCAAAGATATGAGGGTCACATTTGCCTTTGATTTGTTAGGAGGGAAACAGATCAATGCAAACTTTGATTTAAGAACTTCCCAGTCTGTTCTTGCCATGTTAGCATACAACATGAGAGATCAGCATTTATATTCATGGGAAGATGGCCATTTAATGCTTTATCCTGTGCAGTTTTTGTCAACTACCTTAAATCAGTGATGTGCTGCATTCGGCTCCCTTCAGCAAATTTCAGGGGTTTTCTGGGACCAGTTCTCCCCCAACAGGAAACTTGTTTTTTTAACGTCAGccagatatttagaaaataaccTCATAAGTGTTTATATGGTCAATGAGCCCCACTTAGTGAAATAGCAACAGATTGGAAGTTGAAATGGCTGAGATTTGGTGATCTCCCCACAGCTGGCTCTGCAAGTTACCTCTTTCTCCttgggccttagtttccccattGGTAATCTGAATTGGCTAAGATGATTGGGGAGATTTTCTGTACCTGTAGGTAATTTGGTGATTCTTGGTGGCTGCTCTTCTCACAACTTTTATGTATCTGCTTCTGTCGTTTAGCTTTTTTAGCCACATGCTGACCAAATTTACCTTTGAGTTGATAAGTCCAGTGGCTTGAGTAGTGAATCCCTCAGTGCTGACTTAtatctggttctttgaaaaaatgcaTTGACTCTTTAAGACATCTAAAGTATCACATTATCcataatttattgcttttttttgcatctgcacctgccaccacagAATAACCATTACCCTCAGCTGCTGATTGGGCAGCTCTGAGATTAGCAAAAGCCAGGGACAGCTACATgttcaggtttctttttttttttttttttcaataagctatttttttttttcttttcttattttaaatagagagagagtcttgctatgtttcccaggctggtctagaactcctggggctcaagtgatcctcctgccttggcctcccaaaatgctgggattacaggcatgtgtgccTGGCCCAGGTTTCTTAATAAAACAGAATCATGATCTTCCAGGTTCCCTCCAGTTTCTGATCATGTTGATTTGTAGCTGTGGATCATGAACACTGAATCCTCAGATCACTCTGACTTCTTATGCTTCTCCTGTGGATCCACTATCAAAGTACTAAATGCTGTGTAAGTAGACATTAATCTGGCTGGAACCATGGGAAGCACTTTGCAGTGTTCAGAAGAGAGGCGCCATTTGTGGCTATTATGTAGAACTGGGCCAGAGCCAGTccattgcctgtttttttaaataaggttttACTgagcacagccacactcatttgtttatgCAGTACGGCCTGACATTGCTTTTGCTCTGCAACAGCAGAGTCGAGTCATTGCAACAAAGAGCATATGGCCCCACAGTGCCTAAAATATTGACCAGCTACCCCTTTATGGAAAAAGGTTGCTGACTCCTGATAAAGAATATAAAGTGAGCCTGATTCTTGAAAAAATCAGAACCagagcctgttttgttttgttctaaacTAAGAAGCCACATAGGATGTGACTTGAGTTTTGAGTAGAGGGGAAGGCTGATAACGGCGTAAGATGAAGTGGCCCTCCACAAAGGCTGGTTAGGGGACTGTTCTTTCTCTAACATAGTTTTAAAGGATGTGATCTGGTCCCCTTGGATGCCAGGAGAGAATCCAGTTGAACTTGCTCCTAAATGCtcttaaatatgcatattttctgCCAACTCACTTCTTTAAACATCTTTCAGCCCAGCGCTGCGGCCCCCGGAAGGGCCACTGCGAATAGAGAGGAAGCTGGAAAAGTTCCTGGGGCTCTGCAGCCAGGAAGGGGAACCAGGGCAAATCTTATGTAAAGATTTTTCAGCAACTTGTCCCAATTTGTGtgtattctgaaactttctcTTTGGGACCAAATTCATTCTCAATGGCCCTGAGTTCAATATATTATTAAcaacagtattttaaaacttagggttgaactgggcatggtggcacataactgtaatcccagctactttggaggcagggatgggaggatcacttgaggccaggatctCAGGACCAGCCtagagagattccatctctaaaaaataaaatataagaaaataaaacttagggGATATACAGATTTAAATATTCAAATCTCCCTGCTCCCCTGAAAGTCCCCAGGCAGCTGTTAATGACTTGTTTGTTGTGTTCTCAATATGATGGCTATTTGAAACTTCACCTACTTTTTCATTAGATTAGTTGTGCCATGTCAccttagcttttaaaaatactcttttcAGATTCACGTTCTCTAACAAAGAGTCTCATGTTCAAGATCAATATGTCTAATATGTGCTGGTGtccttttaaagtatttaaatatatatgttgctGTTGCTGAATACAGGAGACCAGGTTAGGAATATAGTTTCATAATAATAGTATATACAATACTAATTGTATATAAGGTAGCAACCAAAAGAGGTTGTTAATTAGCACATATtccttttagaaaaatgtttcagAAACCTCAGTCTTGATATCTGAGCTATCTGGGCTCCCTTACTGTGAGTAAGGGATCATGCTCACCACTGGAGAAGCTTACacctggactttttttcttttttctttttttttttgctatgacaGAGTAATGCTAACGTAAGGACAACTAAGTTTGATCAGTGTTTAATCGCAGTGGGTAATCTTATCTGATTGTCTTTAAAAGTGAAAAGGATtaagattttattctttcttgtaaacattacttgattttttaaaaaagttttgggCTCACTGCTAAAATAGAGTATACAACTGTATGTTTTTAAGTCAAGATACTGTTTTAGGAGTTTACCCTCTCATTTATAACCAAAGTTGTTCTAAAGCACTTTCCAAATATCTGCACTTCTGATGTCAGAATCAAACCAGATAATTCTctaattcttctttaaactaAAGTGGATAGCTTCCCACTGGAAAGTAAACAAAGCCATCCCTCCTAACCTCAAAGCTAGGCCACACTCTATTTCAAGGCATTTTCTTTCAGCTGATAAGGTGTCCTCCTGAAGCCAAGCAGGTGGTTCTGGTCTCCAAGTATCGTTAAGCACAGGTGCTATGACAGAAAAAGTTCTGGGGTGGAAGTTTTAAGATGAGGAGTTCTGATCTTAGGCATCTTAACAGTCACAAGGTGAAAAGTCAAATGAAACAGTACAATTCTTGATGAGTGAGGTGTCATCTTCCAACCACACAGAGGACGTTTTGGCTATGATCATCTGACggcaagtgaaggagaaatgagtgATAGGGCTTTTcgttttcatccagatgctgtGGCCCTGCGTTTCACAGCATTAAGAGCCATAATTTCCAACCTGCACAGATCCTGAACAACAAATGAATAACGATGAATGTCTTTTTGGTTGTAATTTAACaagtcaaataaaataatcattgctGAGCACAATCACATGTTGAAACAAATGTGTTGTTATTTTTACCTCTTGTTAATTTATAtgtaacatttaaaagaaaaaatccaaaacaatatTGTGGTAGAATTATATTAGTTGCTCCTCTGTGGAAACTCAATTTGCTAGCTCCTTCTGAATACAGTACTGAAAAATTGTTGATATGGACTGTCTCTTCTCTATAAGAAAACATGAGCAATGGAAATCTAGTACTAGAACTGGGTTATACGTAGACATAAAGGCAATCAAGCTTTGCCAATTCATCAGCATGGGCAAGGCAATTGAGGACATAATATTTGAGGCTAAAAattgaaagaacaaaaaattaaaactggattTATGTGAATTGGGCAAGTCTCTTAATCCCTCAGAGCTTCTTTCATCTATAAAACATGTCTAAAAAAAGTAATAGTATTTACTTCCCTTGGTTTTTCTATGTGAAATGCTCTGATAATTATACAGTTCTTGGCAAATTATAATGTTACTTTTATTGTTCCTCCCTGCAGGGAACCAGAGTGaccctgttctttttttcttttctttttttttttttttttttatactttaagttctagggtacatgtgcacaacgtgcaggttacgtatgtatacatgtgccatgttggtgtgctgcacccatcaactcgtcatttacattaggtatatctcctaatgctatccctccaccccaccatcccatgacaggccctggtgtgtgttgttccccaccctgtgtccaagtgttctcattgttcaattcccacctatgagtgagaacatgcggtatttggttttctgtccttgcgatagtttgctcagaatgatggtttccagcttcatccatgtccctacaaaggacatgaactcatccttttttatgcctgcatagtattccatagtgtatatgtgccacattttcttaatccagtctatcattgttggacatttgggttggttccaagtctttgctattgtgaatagtgccacaataaacatacgtgtgcttaTTCACATGGTGTCCCTAACCATTTCTGCAGCCCTAGATAAGGCCATAAGAACAACAGGGGCTGCTATAAAGACCCTGTTATTCTTATGGCCTCATCTAGGGCTGCAGAAATGGTTAGGGACACCATGTGAATAGTTTCCATGGGCTGAGACCAAGGACCTGGTAGATCAGGTAACACTGTCACAACGCCAAAAAAATGGTCCCTTAGTTATACAACATATTTACAT contains:
- the GLDN gene encoding gliomedin isoform X1, encoding MARGAEGGRADAGWGLRGALAAVALLSALNAAGTVFALCQWRGLSSALRALEAQRGREQREDSALRSFLAELSRAPRGASAPPQDPASSARNKRSHSGEPAPHIRAESQDMLMMMTYSMVPIRVMVDLCNSTKGICLRGPSGPPGPPGAGGLPGHNGSDGQPGPQGPKGEKGANGKRGKMGIPGAAGNPGERGEKGDHGELGLQGNEGPPGQKGEKGDKGDVSNDVLLAGAKGDQGPPGPPGPPGPPGPPGPPGSRRAKGPRQPNMFNGQCPGETCAIPNDDTLVGKADEKASEHHSPQAESMITSIGNPVQVLKVTETFGTWIRESANKSDDRIWVTEHFSGIMVKEFKDQPSLLNGSYTFIHLPYYFHGCGHVVYNNSLYYHKGGSNTLVRFEFGQETSQTLKLENALYFDRKYLFANSKTYFNLAVDEKGLWVIYASSVDGSSILVAQLDERTFSAVQHINTTYPKSKAGNAFIARGILYVTDTKDMRVTFAFDLLGGKQINANFDLRTSQSVLAMLAYNMRDQHLYSWEDGHLMLYPVQFLSTTLNQ